A window from Triticum aestivum cultivar Chinese Spring chromosome 6D, IWGSC CS RefSeq v2.1, whole genome shotgun sequence encodes these proteins:
- the LOC123143050 gene encoding sucrose:sucrose 1-fructosyltransferase: protein MEARDGGSAPLPCSYAPLPEDAEAAATVGRARRTAGPLCAALLLATAAVLLVVAALAGVRLADQLPVGGNMSDHQTTVDAAPMSTSSRGPESGVSEKTSGAATHGGMLGADAGGNAFPWSNAMLQWQRTGFHFQPEKNWMNDPNGPVYYKGWYHLFYPYNPDGAIWGNKIAWGHAASRDLVRWHHLPVAMSPDQWYDINGVWSGSATVLPDGRIVMLYTGSTNASVQVQCLAFPTDPFDPLLINWTKYENNPVMYPPPGVGEKDFRDPTTAWFDGSDDTWRLVIGSKDDRHAGMVMTYKTKDFINYELVPGLLHRVPGTGMWECIDLYPVGGVTGIDMTEAVAAASNNGGGDVLHVMKESSDDNRHDYYALGRYDAAKNTWTPLDTNADVGIGLRYDWGKFYASKTFYDPAKKRRVLWGWIGETDSERADVAKGWASLQSIPRTVVLDTKTGSNILQWPVEEVETLRTNSTNLGSVTVDHGSVVPLSLHRATQLDIEASFRIDPLDFAAAKEADIGYNCSTSGGTTGRGTLGPFGLLVLADARRHGGDMERTGVYFYVARGLDGGLRTHFCHDETRSSHANDIVKRVVGNIVPVLNGEEFSLRVLVDHSIVESFAMGGRLTATSRVYPTEAIYANAGVYLFNNATGARVTTTSLVVHEMDSSYNQAYMASL from the exons ATGGAGGCCAGAGACGGCGGCTCAGCGCCCCTGCCGTGCTCCTACGCGCCGCTGCCGGAGGATGCCGAGGCCGCCGCCACGGTGGGGCGTGCGCGCCGGACTGCTGGCCCGCTCTGTGCCGCCCTGCTGCTGGCGACGGCAGCCGTGCTCCTAGTGGTAGCCGCGCTCGCCGGCGTCAGACTCGCTGACCAGCTGCCTGTGGGTGGCAACATGTCTGACCACCAGACGACGGTCGACGCCGCGCCGATGAGCACCAGCAGCCGGGGGCCTGAGTCTGGCGTCTCGGAGAAGACGTCTGGCGCCGCCACGCACGGTGGCATGCTTGGCGCGGACGCCGGCGGCAACGCGTTCCCGTGGAGCAATGCCATGCTCCAGTGGCAGCGCACAGGTTTCCACTTCCAGCCCGAGAAGAACTGGATGAACGACCCCAACG GCCCCGTGTACTATAAGGGGTGGTACCACCTCTTTTACCCGTACAACCCAGACGGCGCCATCTGGGGCAACAAGATTGCCTGGGGTCACGCCGCCTCCCGCGACCTCGTGCGTTGGCACCACCTCCCGGTCGCAATGTCCCCTGACCAGTGGTACGACATCAATGGCGTCTGGTCGGGCTCTGCTACCGTCCTCCCCGACGGCCGCATCGTCATGCTCTACACCGGGTCCACCAACGCATCGGTCCAGGTCCAATGCctcgccttccccaccgatccctTCGATCCTTTGCTCATCAACTGGACCAAGTATGAGAACAACCCGGTGATGTACCCACCACCGGGTGTCGGGGAGAAGGACTTCAGGGACCCGACCACTGCATGGTTTGACGGTTCGGACGACACTTGGCGGCTAGTCATCGGCTCCAAGGATGACCGCCATGCCGGTATGGTGATGACCTACAAGACGAAGGATTTCATCAACTACGAGCTTGTCCCTGGGCTGCTTCACCGTGTGCCAGGTACGGGGATGTGGGAGTGCATCGACTTGTACCCCGTCGGTGGCGTGACGGGCATCGACATGACGGAGGCAGTGGCCGCGGCGTCCAACAACGGCGGCGGTGATGTTTTGCACGTGATGAAGGAGAGCTCCGATGATAATCGACATGACTACTACGCGCTCGGAAGGTACGACGCGGCGAAAAACACATGGACGCCACTGGACACTAACGCCGATGTCGGCATTGGGCTGAGGTATGACTGGGGAAAGTTCTATGCATCCAAGACGTTCTATGATCCGGCCAAGAAGCGGCGAGTGTTGTGGGGGTGGATCGGTGAGACGGACTCCGAGCGTGCTGACGTCGCCAAGGGATGGGCCTCCCTCCAG TCGATCCCTCGGACGGTGGTACTGGACACCAAGACAGGGAGCAACATCCTGCAATGGCCGGTAGAGGAGGTGGAGACGCTCCGGACCAACTCCACCAACCTTGGCAGTGTTACCGTCGACCACGGCTCCGTAGTCCCACTCAGTCTTCACCGTGCCACCCAACTCGACATCGAGGCCTCATTCCGTATTGACCCGCTCGACTTCGCCGCTGCGAAGGAGGCGGATATCGGCTACAACTGCAGCACCAGCGGTGGCACGACTGGACGGGGCACGCTTGGTCCCTTCGGCCTCCTTGTGCTCGCTGATGCCAGGCGCCACGGTGGTGATATGGAGCGGACCGGCGTCTACTTCTACGTCGCGAGAGGCCTCGACGGCGGCCTGCGCACACACTTCTGTCATGACGAGACACGCTCATCTCATGCCAACGATATTGTCAAGAGGGTCGTAGGCAATATTGTCCCCGTGCTCAATGGCGAGGAGTTTTCGCTGAGGGTGCTAGTGGATCATTCCATCGTTGAGAGCTTTGCGATGGGCGGGAGGTTGACCGCGACATCGCGGGTGTACCCGACGGAGGCCATCTACGCGAACGCAGGCGTATACCTCTTCAACAACGCCACCGGTGCACGGGTCACCACCACGAGCCTCGTCGTCCACGAGATGGACTCCTCCTACAACCAGGCCTACATGGCCTCACTGTAA